TTGGGTCCTCAGCCTGTTTCTTAGAGAACCAGTCATACACTTGTTGCATGTCATTATCCGATGTTGCCTTATTTATCTTTGTCTTCTTGTTGCTGATATGTTTCTTGTTGTATGGATTGACATCCCCTCTTATATAAGATAGGACTGCCATAATCTTCCTATCTGGTAGGTTCACTTTGTTGAATGTTGCAATAAGTTCCTTCTCCATTTCAGTCATCCTAATCTGTGAAAACAGTTTATTCTTCTGATCCTTGCTTGCAAATGCATGATTATGCTCAAGATTCAACCTGGTTATTGTCCATTCTCCATTCTGTAGTGTGACAACAAGTTCAGCGGGGCACTCGGTTGGTACAAGCGTACTTGTTTTCCTTTTATTTGGCATAGGATTAGGTGTTGGCGATGTAccagaaatcttctttttgttaTTTCTTGCGCTTTGGACTCCTGAAACAGAAATCTTCCTTTTGTCATTTCTTATGCTTCGTACTCCTAAAACATCAGTGCTATCATCCTCCTTTCTCTTACCAGACAAGTTACACTTGTGTGTGACCCTTGTTACCTAGCCATAGTTGTGATCTTTCTTGTCTTGGCACTTGTATGTGTGCCATTTGACCAATGAAAACCCGACTATAAATGCGTAGTCATTGTAGAAACTGTACGCATCTTCTGTTGTTTTGAATTTCATGCCTAGCTGAGGAACATGCCTGCTAGCATGTTCATGAGACAAACGCTCAGCTGCCATAATACTTTGGCTTTCAATCTAAATTGCCCTGAGCTCTTCTTCATCTTGTTCTTCACTTGCTACTAGATGTTGTTTTGTCATGTTGCCCTCTATATCTTGCTCCCCTTCACTGCCTTGTTCATTTTGTCTTTCCTCATGTACCATGTTTtcttcatttgcaaactctggtacTACTTCTGATTCTTCATTTCGCAGGCCGTCTACATCATTTTGTGGTGGCTCATAGATTCTATTGGTAGTGATGAACATCCGGTTCTATTTTCACTGGTAAGGAAAAAGGTGTACTGTTAGATATTTCATCTTGTATTGTAGCAAACAAAGTAATTTAGCTGTATATGTAGAGAACAAGTAAATACCTCTAGTGGAAATGGCTCATTGAGTATGTCCATGAAACTTCCTGTCATTTCAGATGACAAAAATTCTTCATAATTCTGATTTGAAGATTTAGCCTGAGCTATGACTTGGTTCATAAGGCTTGTATAGCTTGATCCGCCCTGTGATAGTACATAACTTGTTCCTCCTGGTGACATGATCTCCTGCAAATTTTGGGGTTCACCATTACAATAAAATCTTAGTTCTTTTGTTAGTacccatttttttaaaaaaattgtgaAATGCGAGTTTTAGGAATCTCACTTCTTGTCtctgcatttctttttcttgtcCATAGCTGCTATAGTTCACTGGTGGTATTGAGCTCTGCTGTTACAGCATGAGGTCAGTCAAATGCCAAGGAGATAGAGAGGAAGACAAAGTAGTGGAATAACACATTGAAGCAAGACAAAGTAAGTCAAACTTGTAGTGTCTGctgcattattattattatattttttgcaCAGGGTTTGATGAACTTATATATGTCACACTGACAATATGTGTTATAAGTTGAATTCCTTTTTACCTCATGAGTATTGTTGGCATTTTCAATGTTTGTATGAAACATGTAGTAGCTCTCAGGATTGAATTCCACTTCTCTTTCGGACGCACCCTGCATATGAAGAAGACTATCCTGTCCATAACAGTTGTAGTCCAGTAGTGCCGATGAACTATCCTGTTCAttacaaacaaacaaaaagaaaCTCAAATATCAGTAGTTGCAATTAGGAATAGTCTAAATTACAAGTTTGTAGCATTGCAATTGTAGTTTTCTTAATATGTAATAACTGCAATTTTTATTTACCTCATTAGTATAATTGGGGTTTACAATGTTTGAATCAAAATTGTAGTAACTTTGAATATTGGCTTCTAAATCTCTTGCTAAAGCACTCTGCATATATTAAGATAAATCGATTAGTGAAAGCAACACTGCCAAAGCACTCTGCATATAATAAGAtaaatcaatttttcaaacctgtTCACAATGTATGTTAGCTGTTATCTCTAATAATTGTGTAAGTTCCAGTCCGGTGTCATCACATCCAATACCTATTTCCCTTAAGAAGTCTTCATCTCCTATTTGATGTAGTCCTTCATTGTGAACCTGCATAAACATGCAATAAACTATTATTTTTAGGTGTAAGAAGATCTTTTGCATTGCAGTCAGCCAGTGGACAGTGACATTTGTGGTGGTCATCTAAACTTACAACCAAAACAAACAAGCAAAAAAGAAGGGTGTCTGCCTCTGGCAATTCTGTCATGTGCAAGGAATTCCACAAGCTGATCAATTTGTGATCAAGTTGCCTCTTAGTTCTTTACAAGTTTCCCCAAAATCCTATACAAGTTACCTCTAAATCCTATACTAGTTGCCTCTGAATTCTATACAAGTTCCCCCTAAATCCTATACAAGTTGTCTCTGAATTCTATACAAGTTGCCCCTAAATCCTTTACAAGTTGCCTCTGAATTCTATACAAGTTGCCCCTAAATCCTACACAAGTTGCCTAGGTTCATAGCACATTGTTCTTGTAGTCATCAACCACCATGTAGGCATGGATCCCACTAGATTTGCTCTATGGTCACTGTTATGATTTGTAATTGTTGGAGACAGATAACTGGAAATCTAAATCAGTTTGACAAGTGTACTTTACTTTGGATAACTATAGAGCTATAGCAATAGCAACAAAGAAGACAGAAGCAAGATGGTTACGGTTCAGGTGTTTCAGTGAACTGATGTAATGAGAAAAAGGAGATGAAGACAAGAAATAGAATAATCTTGCTGGTTAGTACCTTTTTCCTAGGCAGATCATATCCTTtgcccttgttcatcttcttgtgtTTTACCTGTGcatttattctctaattttcGCTCTTCTCTCCACTCTAATTCTCCTTCTAGATCTAGATTGATCGGGGGTGTTTCTTTCTTGCTGGAGGGTGTAGTGGCAGAGCTGTAATTTCTGTGTACTATTTTATTGGGCCGAATAGCTGCTTTGTGGGTCGAATGAGTAGTTATTTGATATAGTGGGTATCGGATCTTGCACCCGTTAAGGTTTGGCGGGCCCGGTAGCTGCTTTGGTTGGGTTTGCGGGTTCATTTGTGCACCCATTTTGTTGCCTGCTACAGAAAAACAACAGAGAACAGATCTGACCCTTGGATGCAGATCCAAGGGCCCTAGACGTCGCCTGAGATGGTTCATATATTTCAGGCgactaaaatatatatatatatatatatatatatatatatatatatatatatatatatatatatatatatatatatatatatatatataagggccCGTTTAGATCCTTGAACTGAATTCATTTCATTAagtaattaagctaatatgattGTATAtagattatatttgtatattactATTGGTTATAtgagagatacttatgtgttgtaTTTCGACCATAGGAGAGCGAGAtgaagagcgtgttataagttgcaaagtagaaacatagaATGTGATCTATAGAATGAATTTTCGtttcccaccctatgaatttgcgATAGGCTTATATATGAACTTTGAAAAGTGGTGGAATGTTAAATTTCAAGCCAAATAgtctaatttattaagtagatttcatTTTTCAATTCCTCCAAATGAAGGATCCAAACGACCCCAAGGAAAAAGTCCGAAGAACTTCCTCAAATTTGGATTATATCTAGATAACCCCTAAACTAAATTTTGGTTTGATTTACTCCCCCTAACTATTTCAATTGGTCCATTTTACCCATTAACAATGTATGCTTTCCTTTTTGCATATAAGTTGACTTTAATTTTGAATTTTATAAGATGACAAAGGACATCATACTTTATTGTAAAAAAAATACATATTATCTTTTTCAGCATTATTTCGGTAAGTTAGGAACTGAATAACACATTGACAAAAATGTATGCAATGTAATGATGGAGAACTCAAAAATATATTCGTTCAAACACAAAATATGATGTCCTCTGTGGCTCTATTATATCATAAAATTTGAAATAAAAATTCACCTTGTATGTGGAGGGAAAAAAGATAAATCTAATTAAAGGGGGAAAATTAGGTCAACTAAAATAATTGGAGGAGGAAATTGAATCAAACATCAGACTAGATGGTTTATCAGTTCATAGGCCACCGTTGGAAGAGTATTTTGGGGTTTGTTAATTATTAATGTATGTGGCCACGGTGAGGGCATGTTTAGATGAGATTCTATAATCCATATTCTAAGTAAAAATGAATATCAGTTAAGAAAGTTTCGGATTGCCTAGTATTCCACCAATTCTTAATCCAAAGTTTCAGACATTTGTTAAAAGAGAAAGAGACTCCCTAGGGCAAAAGTACAATAAATACAAGATATAAGAAAGAAGGCAAtgctttctttttttatttttgataTGTAAATTGAGTTGTTAATGAATCCGATTCATTCACAGACTCTATTTCATTTGTTGAATATATATGATATTTCTTTTCTTTGAAGCAAAAATTCTATAACAAGGCTTGAGACcttgtgcaagcggtagagtcttaccgcctgtgaccggaaggtcctgggttcgagtcgcggtctcctcgcattacacagacgagggtaaggcttgccactgacaccctttcccagaccccaCATAGAGagggagctctctacactgggttCGTCCTTTAAGGTTTGAGACCTTGTGTTTGTATCTATTCCTCTTTTTTATACTAGTGGAATTTTATTGTATTGGTTTCTTTCTTAGATCTAAATGGAGTGGAATAGAGAAATAAAAAGGCCTTTCATATAAAAAAAATGGAAGAATAGTATGCCATATATCTCACTTGGACAAAACAAATTCGAAGCAATTTTCTCTTATCCTCGTTTGTTCCTTCCTTTAGATAAATACTCGAAAATCCCCTTACAATTGCAAAAAAAATTACAATTGGTACTCAAAATACTTCAATTGATATACGCAAGAAATAGGCCAATTCGGCAGCTTTTTATTCAATTTCTCGTGGAGTAAAAAACTTCTCATAAGTATGAGTCAAGGGAATGACCCCCTGGCCCTGGATTTCCATATAAAAGATACGACGAGGATAAAGACCCTCTTTAACTTGAATTCTAATTGATTGGATATCCCGCATAAGAAATTTAAGGAAGATGCGATGTTTTATTCCAGGGGATCCCAAACGAAAAATGCACACTATTTCCTCTTTTCTATCGAATTGGTCATAACCACTGCCTACATTTCATAAAATAGTGCACCACAAATAGGAGCTAACGAATAGGGCCGTGATTCTGTAGAAAGACATCATGACCCTCCGTGGAAAAAAAGAATTTATTGATATGGAAGCACATATATCATATTCTTACCAAGATAACTGGAAAGCCCCAACCGCTAAAAATCGTAATGAACCTAGAAAAAGATTACAAGCCCAAAAAATACCTCTTTTTTTAGAACCTTTTAGAAGTACTATCCATATGTGTTCTGATCGCCAATTCATATTAGATATACTAAATCTAGTAGTGGTCAATTGAAATTGAGAGAATAAGCTAAATGATTTTTActttactttttttttattttgaaataGTCTTTAGTAGCTAGTACTCCTGTGAAATAATTGGTTAGATACATTGActttctattaaaaaaatagtGGATCCACTTAAAAAAACTCGCTATAGTCGGCTACGCATATGCATGCATTTATGCTGGTAGTTTATATCTGCATCCATAGACTTTTTCATTTGTGTGTAGAAAGAGCTACATACCCTATCATATTATACTACTTATACAACAAAATATATGTATTATGATCCTGATAATACATTGAGAAAATTTGTCCCCGTCGTTTCTAGATAATCTTATTTTTCTGCACATAAAGAAATAAGGAGGTCATTGCAATTGCTGGAAATACTAAGCTTACTAAAGGTAAAAAAAAAAGAGGGTAAGTTAAGATCTGTCGTAGAATATGTGTCTTAATTTAAATTTACTATTTCTATCTATTTGAAATATATTTTAAGATTCTTATGATATAATTAAGGATATCTATTATAAGGAATATTGACTATTGTATTTTTTTAGTTTACAAAATAAAGAATTTTTTATAGAATATTATTTTTTATAGAATACTATTCTTTTATATCTGGTATTTCTTAAATTTTGTGCACGTGAAAATTCTAAGGTGTTTGGATGGAATTCTAGGACTGAGATTTTTTCTATCCAGATTCTTAGAATCCGTCCAAAGGTTACCTGAGTAGCGGAGGAGAGAAGAAAACAAATGTGTTGCGTGTGTGCGTGGTTGGGGATTTTCGCAAGCAAACAGTGCAATATGATATAaaaaaagtaaaataaaaaaTTGAGGAAGCAACGGAATGCGAGAAATCGAGGGGAGGGGAGGCAAACGGAGGCGTCGCTCTCCAcctgtgtgtgtgagagagagagacgggTAGAGGTGGGCGAGAGCCCGCgagatctcctcctcctcctcctcctcctccgtaggCAAGGCAGTTGGTTGCTTGGCTGCAACAAACTACTCTAACGGAGTTCTCCACGGCCCTTGGATGGATTTTCCTCCCTATTCATCTCATCATCGTCTTGTTCCGCCTTTCCTGTTTCTGTTTTGTAGTCTCCCAATCGAATCACCTGCCCCCATGTCTATATATATTAAtaacaaaccaaaaaaaaaaaatccccgcCGCGCCGCCATTAGCTAGCTCTtgtcttcttcatcctcctcgTTGCCGCAATCTGTTCCTCTTCCCCACCCACAGCCTGCTTGTTTTAGCAAAAGTAGGCAGAAAGAGGGGAGAGGAACGACGAGGGCGACGCGATTGACCAATCAAATCGATTGGTCTAAGCCTGCCTGGTGGCTGGTGGCTGGTGCCCAGGAGAGGAGAGGGACGGAGGCGGCCAGTGCTGCTCGTCGTGGTCAGCGGCGACGAACGAACGAACGAGCAAAAAGCCTTCCTTTCCTTTTGCTGATTTGCTCTCTGCCCTGCCCTGCTAGTGGCGTCCAGTCGCCACGGAATCAATCAATTTCAATCGGAAAGTTGGAATTTTGATTGAGTTTCGAGGTGCTCCATAAACTCAATTCGTCGTCCACACGACATTATTTGGATTGGAATCGGACCACCACCACAAAGCAAGCAAGCAGAGGAAGGCAGTCCAGTCCAGATTGGATTAGATTCCCTCTCTTATTAGCTTCGCTTCCTGACTAGACTCTCTCGAgagagaaagaaaggcaagcagcagcagcagcccaagaagagAAGAGAAGCAAAGCAATGGATGTAAGTCGTCTTCCTTCCTCGTCTTTCCTTTCCTGCCCGCTTTGCTTTCCCTCCTTTCCCTATCAATTCTATTCTATCACACCACTTGctgaccttcttcttctttttttctattCTAATTTTATTCTCCTCCATCCACGCACTACTCACCTATATAGTATGCTCTGCAGTGCCGTTCGGCTGACCTTTTTCTCTAGCACcgattcagccggaacagtgttgcTGATTGCCCATGCCGCATGATTGCTTTGCTTGCGTGAACCATCGTCTTTAGTTTGCTCGCTCTGCCTGTTCCTGTTGTGCTAAACCTGCCATTCAGTCAATCTTTTTCAAGATTCTTTTTCTTGTCTTGTGTTCCACATGGCACGTAAGTAGATCACTACTACTGGTTACTACTGCATTATCAGGCACCGCACTAAATACACCCCCActgtcactcactcactcactcttcCGTTCCGTCCCACTCCATCTTGTATCTGTATGTATCACGAGGATAGGAGGAGCTGCAGCATTCAGCTACCAAATCGCATTAGATTTTCTAATTGATTGATACATGCAACCCTCCCTCCATCAGTATTGAATGCCCTCAGTATTCCCACCACTTTAGTTTGGCGATAACAAAAAACGTGTCCATCATTGTTTCTCGCTGGAcggcatccatccatccatgatTCTTATGAAAATGAAAATGGAAATGGAAATGATGCGAGCTACTTTTGGTCTTGGGGGAAGCCACGGCATCACCATGCTGTGCTgcggcggcctcctcctcgtTCCTGCCCTTTTTATAGGCCGGCTCCGCCTCCGCTTCCTCGTCCTTCACCTGCGACGCAGAGGACCTTCCCCTGCGCCTGCAATTTTACGACGACGACCACCACCAAGACCATCAGGCTCCTCCCGACACGGTGCCCCTCCTCCTGCCTATCAAGATCATGGACGCCGCCGACGAGAAGGGAGAGACGCCCCAAATCTCCGAGGATACCGCCCACCAGATTAGCGTTGGTATGTATTACGccattcctcctcctcctttcttTTCTCCTCTATCTACTGCGACTGTGTATCTCTGCATGCGCACTCCTGCTTCTTCTCACAAACAACTGAACAACAAACTCTCATGATGTATTTATGTATATAAACCTCCTTATTTAGAATCCTTCTTCAGCCATCCACCGCTTTGCTCTTCCATGGATGAAATTTCTTCTGCTACATAAATATATCTGTATATAATAATCAAATAATAGTATTAATCTTTTATTTATTATTCAATTTACAAAGTGGAGGAAACAACCATGTATGTAGTATGTACACGTGGCCAAAACCACAGTAATAATTACTAAATTTGTTTATGTCTGCATTTTATATTTTAATAATTAATAAAGCATACATTATGTATGGTTGAATCCTAAAACCATTCTGTCTGCCTGCTGTTTTCTTTCAGATCCTTGGTATCAAGTTGGCTTCATCCTCACAACCGGGGTCAACAGCGCATATGTTCTAGGATACTCTGGATCGATTATGGTCCCTTTAGGCTGGATCGGCGGCACATGTGGCCTCCTCCTAGCTGCTGCCATTTCCATGTATGCTAATGCTCTTCTTGCACGGCTTCATGAAGTCGGTGGCAAACGCCATATAAGATACAGAGATCTTGCTGGACACATATATGGTCAGTAACTATGTAGTCAGAATAAGCTAGTAGTACGATTCATTTTCTTTATTGATTTGATTTGACTAAACGAAAAATTTATGGGATTACATGGATCATTTCCTttattcttttgatttggtttgaCTACAGGACGGAAAATTTACGGACTTACATGGGCTCTGCAGTACATTAACCTTTTCATGATCAACACTGGCTTTATCATCTTAGCTGGACAAGCTCTCAAGGTATGATCCAGGGAAAAAAGGAAATCGCCTCAGATTGATACATACTGTTTCTTTTCTACATCAAACTCTCTTCTCCCCATGACTCCCTCTATCATATTTCTTGGCCCTACTGTTTATCGATCCTCCTGTATGTAAATTAGAGTTTTTTCTGAAATTCCGTTTCTTGCTTTTCCTTCCATTAGATCGATGAATTTGTCGATAGCATGCTGTACACAGGTTAGATTATAGTTGCATTTACTCTTGATGTAAATCTAAATTACGAAATATTTTCCTTGCAAACTTATTTTGTCACCTTCCATTTGCAGGCAACATATGTACTCTTTAGTGATGCTGGAGTTCTGAAACTCCCTTACTGCATTGCAATATCAGGATTCGTCTGTGCTCTTTTTGCGTTTGGAATCCCTTATTTATCTGCCCTCAGGATTTGGTTGGGATTCTCCACACTTTTTAGCCTCATCTATATTGTGATAGCATTTGTGCTGTCATTGAGAGATGGTATTATCCTTTGGCTCCGTCTTTAttgataccatgacttcatatgCATTTCTGTGTTTAATATAACATTTTTGTTTCGTCGCTGATGTTTCATACTAGGGATAACCTCGCCTGCGAGGGATTATAGtattccaaaatcatcacattCAACTCATGTCTTCACTACAATAGGTGCCGTAGCAGACCTTGTGTTTGCTTACAACACAGGTATGCTGCCAGAAATTCAGGTGAGTCCAGAGATCATTTTCTGATATTAGTTAATTTAGTAGCAGCAAGGAAATCGCATTATTATATGGTAAATATATAATAATATTTCAGGCAACCATAAGGCCTCCTGTGGTCAAGAACATGGAGAAAGCTCTATGGTTCCAGTTCACCGTTGGCTCCTTGCCTCTCTATGCTGTAATCTTTATGGGTTACTGGGCTTATGGTTCCTCAACATCAGGTTATCTGCTAAACAGTGTCACAGGCCCAGTTTGGGTAAAAGCCGTTGCAAATCTGTCAGCATTTTTTCAGACCGTCATAGCGCTGCATGTAAGTCACCACCTTGGTTTTGTTCTTCTGGTCCAAACTGCAATATTTTTTTGTAGTAAACAAACTACCATATATAGTCCTATATACATGAATCTAGCAGTGTGCATGGCTGATTTACTTTTGATGTAGCCATTGATCTACTAAACTTGAGTTTGATGTATTCTCCAGATATTTGCTAGCCCAATGTATGAATTCTTGGACACAAAATATGGAAGTGGGCGTGGTGGTCCTTTTGAAATCCACAACGTAATGTTCAGAGTAGTAGTGAGAGGAGGCTACCTGACGGTGAACACGCTGGTGGCGGC
Above is a genomic segment from Miscanthus floridulus cultivar M001 chromosome 3, ASM1932011v1, whole genome shotgun sequence containing:
- the LOC136541349 gene encoding probable proline transporter 2 isoform X1; this translates as MDAGSASASSSFTCDAEDLPLRLQFYDDDHHQDHQAPPDTVPLLLPIKIMDAADEKGETPQISEDTAHQISVDPWYQVGFILTTGVNSAYVLGYSGSIMVPLGWIGGTCGLLLAAAISMYANALLARLHEVGGKRHIRYRDLAGHIYGRKIYGLTWALQYINLFMINTGFIILAGQALKATYVLFSDAGVLKLPYCIAISGFVCALFAFGIPYLSALRIWLGFSTLFSLIYIVIAFVLSLRDGITSPARDYSIPKSSHSTHVFTTIGAVADLVFAYNTGMLPEIQATIRPPVVKNMEKALWFQFTVGSLPLYAVIFMGYWAYGSSTSGYLLNSVTGPVWVKAVANLSAFFQTVIALHIFASPMYEFLDTKYGSGRGGPFEIHNVMFRVVVRGGYLTVNTLVAAVLPFLGDFMSLTGALSTFPLTFVLANHMYLMVKGPKLSAIQKSWHWLNVVGFTALAAAAAVSAIRLIMLDSSTYHFFADL
- the LOC136541349 gene encoding probable proline transporter 2 isoform X2, yielding MDAADEKGETPQISEDTAHQISVDPWYQVGFILTTGVNSAYVLGYSGSIMVPLGWIGGTCGLLLAAAISMYANALLARLHEVGGKRHIRYRDLAGHIYGRKIYGLTWALQYINLFMINTGFIILAGQALKATYVLFSDAGVLKLPYCIAISGFVCALFAFGIPYLSALRIWLGFSTLFSLIYIVIAFVLSLRDGITSPARDYSIPKSSHSTHVFTTIGAVADLVFAYNTGMLPEIQATIRPPVVKNMEKALWFQFTVGSLPLYAVIFMGYWAYGSSTSGYLLNSVTGPVWVKAVANLSAFFQTVIALHIFASPMYEFLDTKYGSGRGGPFEIHNVMFRVVVRGGYLTVNTLVAAVLPFLGDFMSLTGALSTFPLTFVLANHMYLMVKGPKLSAIQKSWHWLNVVGFTALAAAAAVSAIRLIMLDSSTYHFFADL